One stretch of Mycolicibacterium fallax DNA includes these proteins:
- a CDS encoding TetR/AcrR family transcriptional regulator: MTSRVDAAVERALDERHREANEEVERILTAAVRVMDRCAPEPPTVTDIVAEAGVSRKAFYRYFAGKDELLLAVLERGVGIIVSYLEHQMGKEPEPAGQIARWIEGALAQVADPHLISMSRAVAGQLSSTDEGAATDAVMAPMRELLLAPVTALGGPDPGRDADAVFRLTAATMRRYVGSGERPGAEDIAALVRFCLRGVGA, translated from the coding sequence ATGACCTCCCGGGTCGACGCGGCCGTCGAACGCGCCCTGGATGAGCGGCACCGCGAGGCCAACGAGGAGGTCGAGCGGATCCTGACCGCCGCGGTGCGGGTGATGGACCGCTGCGCCCCGGAGCCGCCGACGGTGACCGACATTGTCGCCGAGGCCGGGGTGTCCCGAAAGGCGTTCTACCGCTACTTCGCCGGCAAGGATGAGCTGCTGCTGGCCGTGCTGGAACGCGGCGTCGGGATCATCGTGAGCTACCTGGAGCATCAGATGGGCAAGGAGCCCGAGCCGGCCGGGCAGATCGCCCGCTGGATCGAGGGTGCGCTGGCCCAGGTCGCGGACCCGCATCTGATCAGCATGAGTCGCGCGGTGGCCGGGCAGCTGTCGAGCACCGACGAGGGCGCGGCCACCGATGCGGTGATGGCGCCGATGCGTGAGCTGCTGCTCGCGCCGGTGACCGCTCTCGGCGGGCCCGACCCGGGCCGGGACGCCGACGCGGTGTTCCGGCTGACCGCGGCCACCATGCGCCGCTACGTCGGGTCCGGCGAGCGGCCCGGCGCCGAGGACATCGCCGCTCTGGTGCGGTTCTGCCTGCGCGGGGTCGGCGCATGA
- a CDS encoding acyl-CoA dehydrogenase family protein — MAWDFCTEPEFEEKLAWIRQFVRDEVEPLEVLFPGCEFLPPDDERRAILDPLKQQVRDRGLWAPHLGPELGGQGFGAVKLTLINEILGRSPWAPIVFGTQAPDTGNAEILARFGTPEQRAEYLSGLLSGEIFSCFAMTEPQGGADPRVFTTRAVRDGDDWVLNGRKYFASHAEIASFLIVVAITDPDVPVHRGASTFLVPAGTPGLVIEATHHLVGSLPHEPGHSLVGFQDLRLPASAMLGEPGQGFLVAQSRLAGGRLHHAMRSIGVAQRAIDMMAHRAKSRFTQGSSLADKQLVQEFIADSYAELVPFRLTVLHAAWMIDNGQQTAARAEIAVCKILTAKLLKSIGLRAIQVHGAMGLTQQLPLVNVLLGGIALGLADGPTEAHKVNLARQLLKGYAAEDPQWPSEFTDVRLAAARAKYGDRFDEIPALPRDRA; from the coding sequence GCTCTTCCCCGGCTGCGAGTTCCTGCCGCCCGACGACGAGCGCCGCGCGATCCTCGACCCACTCAAACAGCAGGTCCGCGACCGCGGGCTGTGGGCCCCGCACCTGGGGCCCGAACTCGGCGGGCAGGGCTTCGGGGCGGTGAAGCTGACGCTGATCAACGAGATCCTGGGCCGCAGCCCGTGGGCCCCGATCGTGTTCGGCACCCAGGCCCCCGACACCGGAAACGCCGAGATCCTGGCCCGCTTCGGCACCCCCGAGCAGCGTGCGGAGTATCTGTCGGGCCTGCTGTCCGGGGAGATCTTCTCTTGCTTTGCGATGACCGAACCGCAGGGCGGCGCCGATCCCCGGGTGTTCACCACCCGCGCGGTCCGCGACGGCGACGACTGGGTGCTCAACGGCCGCAAATATTTCGCCTCGCACGCCGAGATCGCGTCGTTCCTGATCGTCGTCGCGATCACCGACCCGGATGTGCCGGTGCACCGCGGCGCGTCGACGTTCCTGGTGCCCGCGGGAACCCCCGGTCTGGTGATCGAGGCGACCCATCACCTGGTCGGCTCGCTGCCGCACGAACCCGGCCACTCCCTGGTCGGGTTCCAAGACCTGCGGCTGCCTGCCTCGGCGATGCTCGGCGAGCCGGGACAGGGCTTCCTGGTGGCCCAGTCCCGGCTGGCCGGTGGCCGGTTGCATCACGCGATGCGCAGCATCGGCGTGGCCCAGCGCGCCATCGACATGATGGCCCATCGCGCGAAAAGCCGCTTCACCCAGGGCAGTTCGCTGGCCGACAAGCAACTGGTGCAGGAGTTCATCGCGGACTCCTACGCCGAGCTGGTGCCGTTCCGGCTGACCGTGCTGCACGCCGCCTGGATGATCGACAACGGCCAGCAGACCGCCGCGCGCGCCGAGATTGCGGTGTGCAAGATCCTGACCGCCAAGCTGCTGAAGTCGATCGGCCTGCGGGCCATCCAGGTACACGGCGCGATGGGCCTGACCCAGCAATTGCCGCTGGTCAATGTGCTGCTCGGCGGCATCGCGCTGGGCCTGGCCGACGGTCCGACCGAGGCGCACAAGGTCAACCTGGCCCGGCAACTGCTCAAGGGCTATGCGGCCGAGGATCCGCAGTGGCCCTCGGAGTTCACCGACGTCCGACTCGCCGCCGCGCGCGCCAAGTACGGGGATCGGTTCGATGAGATCCCGGCGCTGCCCCGGGACCGGGCGTGA